Proteins encoded in a region of the Equus asinus isolate D_3611 breed Donkey chromosome X, EquAss-T2T_v2, whole genome shotgun sequence genome:
- the LOC123282469 gene encoding melanoma-associated antigen B16-like, with the protein MSQHQKNPQCSRQRLQVQGTTQDLEVAEISKALEETCLCSRPLMPGHSKELPVAGLPSFPEGSQSFCSSSIAIAAASSSKSDEGSSSQEEKDSTFQAIPDPKNVPRDAPADKVASLVNFLLLKYQMKEPVTKEDMLKIVTQEYEDHLPEILLKASEHIEMIFGLDVKEVDPTNHCYGLLIKLGLTYDGMQHGEQGVPKTGILILILGVIFMKGNRATEEEVWEVLNVMGIYSGRKHFIFGEPKQLITKDFVKEEYLEYRQVANSDPVQFEFLWGPRAHAETTKMQVLEFIAKVHATHPSSFPSQYEEALQDEKERARARIAGRAVSTSLATACSGAGSGRFSCPY; encoded by the coding sequence ATGTCTCAGCATCAGAAGAATCCGCAATGCTCACGTCAACGCCTTCAGGTCCAAGGTACGACCCAGGACCTGGAGGTTGCTGAGATCTCCAAGGCTCTAGAGGAGACCTGTCTCTGCTCCCGTCCTCTAATGCCTGGCCATTCGAAGGAGCTTCCTGTTGCTGGTCTGCCCAGCTTTCCTGAGGGTTCTCAGAGTTTCTGCTCATCTTCCATTGCCATCGCAGCTGCCTCATCAAGCAAATCGGATGAGGGCTCTAGtagccaggaagagaaggatagCACCTTCCAGGCTATCCCAGATCCCAAGAATGTGCCCAGAGATGCTCCAGCAGACAAAGTGGCTTCGTTGGTGAATTTCTTGCTGCTCAAGTATCAAATGAAAGAGCCAGTAACCAAGGAAGATATGTTGAAGATTGTCACCCAAGAATATGAAGACCACTTGCCTGAGATCCTTCTGAAAGCCTCTGAGCACATCGAGATGATCTTTGGCCTTGATGTGAAGGAAGTGGATCCCACCAACCACTGCTATGGCCTCCTCATCAAATTGGGCCTCACCTATGATGGGATGCAGCATGGTGAACAGGGCGTCCCCAAGACCGGCATCCTCATCCTTATCCTGGGTGTGATCTTCATGAAGGGCAACCGTGCCACCGAAGAGGAAGTCTGGGAAGTTCTGAATGTGATGGGCATCTATTCTGGCAGGAAGCACTTCATCTTTGGGGAGCCCAAGCAGCTCATCACCAAAGATTTCGTGAAGGAAGAATACCTGGAGTACCGACAGGTGGCCAACAGTGATCCTGTGCAATTTGAATTCCTGTGGGGCCCGAGAGCCCATGCCGAAACCACCAAGATGCAGGTCCTCGAGTTTATAGCCAAGGTTCATGCGACTCACCCAAGTTCTTTCCCATCTCAGTATGAGGAGGCTTTgcaagatgagaaagagagagcccGAGCCAGAATTGCAGGCAGGGCTGTCTCTACTTCCCTGGCCACTGCCTGTTCTGGGGCTGGGTCTGGCCGTTTCTCCTGCCCCTACTGA